DNA sequence from the Cucurbita pepo subsp. pepo cultivar mu-cu-16 chromosome LG06, ASM280686v2, whole genome shotgun sequence genome:
tgctatttttgtttttcccaGGAAGATTTTCATTGGAGGATTGGCGAAAGATACAACTTACAGTGAGTTCTtgtttacttttaattataaattctttTCGTAGGATTGGAGTTTCTGTAAGTGTGCTTAATTCTGCTGAAAATGCCTGTTTTTCTTGATGGGTGTTCTTTTTTGTATGGCGTGTGCTTTAGCAGTTGTTTATACTTCAACTATATCTGTTGAAGAGCTTATTAAATGAGTTCTTTGTTTGCTAAGTCTGTAAGTTAATTAAATGCAATGTTAGTTTAAATCCGACCGTAGCTGATGTTCTTTTCATTGTGTTTTTGTAAAAAACAGCTCAATTCAACAAGCATTTTGGGACGTATGGAGAGATAACTGACTCGGTGATCATGAAAGATCGGTATACAGGACAGCCAAGAGGTTTTGGGTTTATCACTTATGCTGATCCTTCTGTGGTTGACAAGGTTATCGAAGATACACATGTCATCAATGGGAAACAAGTTCGTGATcctatttgttttgtttttcttactGGCTTACCAAACATTCTATTCCACTTGATTGTTAAATGgcgtttaaatttatttgctTTCCATGGTCTTATAAGATTAATTACGAGTCCTTTTCCGAACTCCATTGGttggttaatatttttttctttgctacCCCCCACGCTCTCGTCTTTCATGGTACACTTGTAATATGATCTGTTGTTGCATAAATTTAGGATTTAATGATTTTCTATACCTATGACTTACTTTGGTATATGGAAGTAGGTTGAAATTAAGAGAACCATCCCTAAAGGACACGGTCAGTTGAAGGATTTTAAGACAAAGAAGATATTTGTTGGTGGGATTCCATCAACAGTTACTGAAGGTAGGGTACCAATATTTGTTATATTTCTATACCTGTGACTTACTTTGGTATATTTGCATGTTTTCTTTAATTGGTGGTACCAATATttgtttcattcatttttttctcgtCTTCTCATATGTCTTGCTTGTTGATGagtttaaacatttattttcctaatttattcatttttctcatATTGTGGTAGTTTATATGTCGTGTGTTTAATCTGGCTATTACATTTCTTGCTTGTAGATGAGTTTAATCATTTCTTTTCCAAGTATGGGAAAGTCGCGGAACACCAAATTATACGTGACCATGAAACCAACCGCTCGCGAGGCTTTGGATTTATAGTTTTTGAGGAGGAAGAAGTTGTAGATGAAATTTTATCCAATGGAAATATGATAGATATGTCTGGTACCCAGGTGAGCTTATATCAATGGAATGCAATTGAGCCGAGTGTAAACAGAATTCTGTTTCCCATGAATTTTACACCGCCATATTCTccagttttaataataaaggaCGATTTTCAACCTTTTCATTGTATACAAATGTATCTTTTAAGCATTATGCTGTTAGTCATGTCTTTTCTATACTAGTTTTAGGTGGAGGTTATTACAGGTATAGATCTTCTAAGGCAAGGGCTATCAGAATAGTTCAATTTTGGAAGATTTAGGTTGACTAAGTTACTTTCTTGTAGGTGGAGATCAAGAAAGCTGAACCAAAGAAATCCTCAAACCCACCACCTGCTTCTGCATATGGTAGCAATTCTAGGTCTCGTTCATTCAATGATGGCTTTGGTGGATATGGCAGTTCTTATGGGGACTTGGATGCAGGCTTTGGACCTGGTCCCTTTAGGACCCCAGGTGGTCTTGGTGCTAGGATAGGGAGCGGGTATGGTTATGGCAGTAGTGGTGATTTTGGCGGAGGTTATGGAGGTTTTGGAGGCAATAGCTTAGGTGGCTACCGAGGTGAATCGTCCCTTGGTTATTCTAGTAGATTTGGACCTTACAGTGGTGGTTTTGGTGGGGGATATGGCACAAGTGGCTTAGGAGGATATGGCCGAGGGGTTGATGGCTATGGGAGCTATGGAACTTCCAGTTATGGTGGAGGTTACGACTCCGGTCCTGGTGCTAGTTATGGAGGAGCAAGTGGTTTGTATGGAAGGGGAGGCTATAGTGGGGGTAGTCGATATCATCCTTACGCAAGGTAGAATCATTGCATAGTCAGTACCATCCATCCCTTTGCAAGCTAGTAAAGAAGTCTCACTCCATTGCTGTCTTGCTTAGATTTGCCATAGAGTCTTCAATCACAGGTTCCTATAGTTTCGTGGCCCAGTGATAAGCGGTTCTCACAAATACTAGACGTCCCAAGGAAGCTATTTAAAGACCCGAAGAGTGTATTAGACATTTTATTGTATGGTTTTTAGACACTATCATGTAGAGACTACTATGGTTGTCCCGATCTAGTACGATTTTAATTT
Encoded proteins:
- the LOC111797065 gene encoding heterogeneous nuclear ribonucleoprotein 1-like, with protein sequence MASKSKSENPHTGDGASPGKIFIGGLAKDTTYTQFNKHFGTYGEITDSVIMKDRYTGQPRGFGFITYADPSVVDKVIEDTHVINGKQVEIKRTIPKGHGQLKDFKTKKIFVGGIPSTVTEDEFNHFFSKYGKVAEHQIIRDHETNRSRGFGFIVFEEEEVVDEILSNGNMIDMSGTQVEIKKAEPKKSSNPPPASAYGSNSRSRSFNDGFGGYGSSYGDLDAGFGPGPFRTPGGLGARIGSGYGYGSSGDFGGGYGGFGGNSLGGYRGESSLGYSSRFGPYSGGFGGGYGTSGLGGYGRGVDGYGSYGTSSYGGGYDSGPGASYGGASGLYGRGGYSGGSRYHPYAR